Proteins encoded together in one Carya illinoinensis cultivar Pawnee chromosome 3, C.illinoinensisPawnee_v1, whole genome shotgun sequence window:
- the LOC122302347 gene encoding leucine-rich repeat receptor-like protein kinase PXC2, giving the protein MPMAPSLQIHFQFHYHNKTSMKNLCFSHLLLFFFLFSSIFTLQFFAVVSTTCHVDDEAGLLGFKSGINADPSGMLSSWKPGTDCCSWAGITCSDNRVTSLSLYGQPDKPNSLLSGKISPSLSKLKFVWGIYLQNLRNLSGPFPGLLLGLPELNYVYIENNKLSGQLPASIGNLTRLSALSLTGNSFTGRIPSSISYLTGLTQLKLGQNRLHGPIPYGIRQLKNLTFLSLERNRLFGPIPDFFQSFPNLRSLGLSHNKFTGKIPASIATLAPKLAYLELGHNALTGQIPDFLGNFKALDTLDLSANGFSGVVPASFRNLTKIFNLDLSHNHLVDPFPEMNVKGIESLDLSYNNFHLKAIPKWVTSSPIIYSLKLAKCGIKMRLEDWKPSQTYFYDYIDFSENEISGSAIRLLNSTDYLVGFWASGNQLKFKLEDLRIVKTLKYLDLSRNLVYGKVPKSVSGLERLNVSHNHLCGQLPVTKFPKSAFLGNDCLCSSPLAPCKV; this is encoded by the coding sequence ATGCCCATGGCTCCTTCCCTCCAAATCCATTTCCAGTTCCATTACCACAACAAAACCAGCATGAAGAATCTCTGTTTCTCtcacctcctcctcttcttcttcctcttttcctcCATCTTCACTCTGCAGTTCTTCGCAGTCGTATCGACCACTTGCCACGTCGACGACGAGGCTGGTCTTTTGGGCTTTAAATCCGGCATCAATGCGGACCCGTCCGGGATGCTAAGCTCCTGGAAGCCAGGTACCGACTGCTGCTCCTGGGCGGGTATTACATGTTCGGACAACCGGGTCACAAGTCTATCTCTCTACGGCCAACCCGACAAGCCCAACTCATTGTTATCCGGCAAAATCTCACCCTCCCTCTCCAAACTAAAATTCGTATGGGGAATCTACCTCCAGAATCTCCGTAACCTTTCAGGTCCTTTTCCAGGCCTCCTCCTCGGATTACCAGAGCTCAATTACGTCTACATTGAAAACAACAAGCTCTCGGGTCAACTACCCGCATCTATCGGCAACCTGACCCGACTCAGTGCACTCAGTCTAACCGGTAACAGCTTCACCGGGCGGATCCCGAGTTCAATCTCCTACTTGACTGGGCTGACTCAGCTCAAACTCGGCCAAAACCGCCTCCACGGCCCGATACCTTACGGGATTCGTCAACTCAAAAACCTAACCTTTTTGTCCCTCGAGCGTAACCGCCTCTTCGGCCCCATACCCGATTTTTTCCAGTCATTCCCGAATCTCCGAAGCCTCGGACTTTCCCATAACAAATTTACCGGGAAAATTCCGGCCTCCATTGCCACTCTCGCGCCCAAACTGGCCTACCTCGAACTCGGGCACAACGCTCTGACGGGCCAAATCCCAGATTTTCTCGGGAATTTCAAGGCGCTAGACACGTTGGATCTCTCAGCCAACGGGTTCTCGGGAGTCGTCCCCGCGAGCTTCAGGAATCTGACAAAGATATTTAACCTCGATCTTTCTCACAATCACCTGGTCGACCCTTTCCCGGAGATGAACGTGAAAGGCATAGAGTCCCTTGATCTGTCGTACAACAATTTTCATCTTAAGGCAATCCCAAAGTGGGTAACGTCGTCACCGATAATCTACTCTCTGAAGTTAGCCAAGTGTGGCATCAAAATGAGGTTGGAGGATTGGAAGCCTTCGCAGACTTATTTCTatgattatattgatttttcGGAGAATGAGATATCGGGGAGTGCAATTAGGTTGCTGAACAGTACCGATTACCTGGTGGGGTTTTGGGCCTCGGGGAATCAGCTGAAGTTCAAATTGGAGGATTTGAGGATTGTAAAGACATTGAAGTACTTGGATTTGTCGAGGAATTTGGTGTATGGGAAAGTGCCTAAGTCGGTTTCCGGGCTTGAGAGATTGAACGTTAGTCATAATCACTTGTGTGGGCAGCTTCCGGTTACGAAGTTCCCGAAGAGTGCGTTTCTGGGAAATGACTGTTTATGTAGCTCTCCGCTAGCTCCTTGCAAAGTGTAG
- the LOC122302349 gene encoding molybdopterin synthase sulfur carrier subunit — MDTVQGKFNTQTGDPTDKGNEASSVKMKILFFARARDLTGLTEMPLEVSSGSSVQDCLNDLVARFPSLEEIRGCMVLALNEEYTTESAILEDRDELAIIPPISGG; from the coding sequence ATGGATACAGTGCAAGGAAAGTTCAACACTCAAACCGGGGACCCTACAGACAAAGGAAATGAAGCTTCATCTGTCAAGATGAAGATTCTCTTCTTTGCAAGAGCTCGAGATCTTACTGGCTTGACAGAGATGCCATTGGAGGTGTCGTCAGGTAGTTCTGTCCAGGATTGTTTGAACGATCTCGTTGCCAGGTTTCCAAGCTTGGAAGAGATCCGTGGCTGTATGGTTCTTGCACTAAACGAAGAATACACCACCGAGTCAGCAATACTCGAAGACAGAGATGAGTTGGCAATTATACCTCCCATTAGTGGTGGCtag